From Heteronotia binoei isolate CCM8104 ecotype False Entrance Well chromosome 17, APGP_CSIRO_Hbin_v1, whole genome shotgun sequence, one genomic window encodes:
- the ETV2 gene encoding ETS translocation variant 2, whose product MEETISQEEDFSTLDSWFQPPNGTDQQLPNWGVGSYLAELEDFQEERHFHHTAGLKGFPDYTNTIVEFPQVSSYLDDGRSCNTVSSPNLESVLPRLDDSTSPGLPHHSLTSPLHLWSPEEQTFHSHLLPSQGQGNPGAPAFCPSFPLPIISWPGSGPIQLWRFLLELLQDGSCQAFICWTGNGWEFKLQDPHEVARRWGQRKNKPRMTYEKLSRGLRYYYHKNIIHKTSGQRYVYRFVRDVRGLLGELAEQLQNRERTLAS is encoded by the exons ATGGAAGAGACGATCTCCCAAGAGGAAGACTTCAGCACTCTGGATTCCTGGTTCCAGCCCCCAAATGGGACAGATCAACAACTTCCAAACTGGGGCGTTGGGAGCTACCTAGCTGAGCTAGAGGACTTTCAGGAGGAGAGGCATTTCCATCACACTGCTGGCTTGAAAG GCTTCCCAGACTACACAAACACCATTGTGGAATTCCCCCAGGTGTCCTCCTACCTGGATGATGGAAGATCCTGCAACACAG TTTCTAGTCCTAACCTGGAGAGCGTCTTGCCTCGGCTGGATGATTCAACCTCTCCTGGCCTCCCACATCACTCCTTGACATCTCCACTACACCTCTGGTCTCCTGAAGAACAGACGTTCCACTCTCACCTTCTGCCTTCTCAGGGCCAAGGAAATCCAG GTGCTCCTGCGTTCTG CCCAtctttcccccttcccattaTTTCCTGGCCAGGTTCAGGGCCTATCCAATTGTGGCGCTTTCTGCTGGAACTTCTCCAGGACGGGTCCTGCCAGGCCTTCATCTGCTGGACGGGGAATGGTTGGGAATTCAAACTCCAGGATCCTCATGAG GTGGCACGGCGCTGGGGCCAGCGGAAGAACAAGCCCCGCATGACCTATGAGAAGCTGAGTCGGGGGCTGCGCTACTATTATCACAAGAACATCATCCACAAGACCAGCGGCCAGCGCTACGTCTACCGCTTTGTCCGTGACGTCCGGGGCCTGCTAGGGGAGCTGGCCGAGCAGCTGCAGAACCGGGAGAGAACGCTGGCCTCGTGA